In uncultured Desulfuromonas sp., the genomic stretch GACCATTACGAAACCGCCTATCCACAAACCAAGGCGCTGGCCGAACAACGGGTCATTGCTGCCAACGGTGAATCTCTGGCCACGGTTTCGCTGCGACCACACCTGATCTGGGGGCCGGGTGACAACCATCTCACCCCACGCATCATTGAAGGCGGCCGTCGAGGCAAGCTGCGTCGCATCGGCAGGCAGGATCACCTGGTTGACTGCATCTATGTGGAGAATGCCGCCGATGCGCATCTTCTGGCCGGTGAAAAGATTGCCATCGGTAGCCCTATCAGTGGAAAATGCTATTTTATTTCCCAGGATGACCCCCGTTACTTGTGGGATATTGTCAATGGTATTCTGGCAACACAGGGCATTGATCCGGTCTGTAAAACCGTGCCACGCCGGTTGGCTTACACGCTGGGCAGTGTATGTGAAATGGTCTTCCGGGTACTACAATTGAAACAGGAACCACCGATGACCCGCTTTGTGGCCAAGGAATTATCAACAGCACACTGGTTTTCCATGGATGCGGCAAAAAAAGAGTTGGGTTTTCAACCGAAAATTTCGATTGAAGAGGGGCTTGAACAGTTAAAATACTGAAAAGATACAATTGTATACAAACGACAACATTATGCCCGTTTAAACGTTTTTCCATGTTGTAACTCTTTGTAAATATTAAACCTTTTCTATTTGCCTATTTTTTATGCAATTCGTCAATTCCTTCGTAAAACGAGGAGTTTAGCTTTTTATTCAGGTAGTTTTCCAGAAGTTATCCACAGCCTCTGTGGATCACGGTTTTCCATCTCAGGAGGGCCCGATTTATGACACGAACCACCTTTTCTCTTAACATTTCTGTTGACAATTATTTGCGTTACTATCAGGGCTCAGCAACCTGGATTCGCATTCAGGCCGACAACGGTCAGATGCTCAAACTTCCCGCCAGCAACTTTCGTAAATTTCTCACCCACTCGGGAATCCACGGCCGGTTTATGATCGAATTTGATGATCAGCTTAAGCTGGTCGGCCTGACAAAGCTCTGAACGAAACAGTACTCCTCTGAACTCTGGCAAAGTTTGTGCAATATCTGCAAGATCATTTACAGATTACCCACATTACGGCTCTAAAATTTCGGAGGAAAACGATGACTGCAGGTCCACGTACATCGTTCATTGTTCTACTGCTGACGCTGCTTACCAGCTTCCCGGCGGTGGCCGGAGATTATCTTAATTCAGCACATGGCAACACGAGCTATGGTGTTAATCGCCTTGGCAGCCCTTACGTAGCAGGCAACTGTGCCCACTGTCATGAACAACACGCATCCATTGACGGTAACGAACCCTCTCCGGTCACGGATGGCACGCCGACCAAACATGCCCTGTTCACAACGGCCTACACCTCGGCAACTGACAATTTCTGCGTCGAATGTCACGATGGAACAACCCGTGTTGCCAACACAGCAATCATCAATCACAGTTACAGCTACCGTGCCGGGGGCCTGACGACTGATTTCGCCAGTTCCATCAAAGATATTTTTGATCTTGATTCCCTGGATATCGCGTCAACCCACAATCTTGACGATATCAAAACCCTGCTGTCTTCTGCGGCCATTGGCATCCCATGGGGATACAGCAGCACATCCCACCCGTGTGAAGGCTGCCATAACCCCCATGCGGTTCAGGGCGACCCGGCCAACTCGGATACCGGTCGAAAAACCGCCGGAAATCGCGGTTATCCGCTATCGCGTCCCAGCCAGCACCGTCCGTTGTCCGGATGGGGTGTCTGGGGAGACGACAGCACGGAAAGGATGTCAACCTATGCCGCAGCCGGGCGATACCAGGCCCCCTACTACGACGGTTCAACATCCAACCATGAGCCGGAAAACACCACCACGGACGACGGTTCCAACCTGACCGACATCAATACATTCTGTACCGATTGCCACAATGCGACGAACGCTATCTACAGCACGACCCTCGGCCGTCCACTGTATAAATTTAACTGGTCCATTGAGATGCACGGCAAAGGCAGTGCGCTTGATCTGCCGGCAAAAACCGAATGCCAACCACCATTCATCGACAGTAACCAGGGCAGTTACATTCTGGCCTGTACCGATTGCCACGAAGCGCACGGATCACCGAACATCTTTTTAATTCGTCCTCGTGTCAACAACAATGCTGTCTCTCTGCCTGTCGGCACCACCTATTGGGGGGAGCTGTGCGGCAGTTGCCATGCAGCGACCTCAGACCTTCGAGCCTTCCATCACCAGGCGAATGACGGCTATGCCTGTACGGATTGCCATGAAAGCGGGAAAGGTCCACAGGTTAACAACTGTACCGGCTGCCACTTTCACGGCAGCTATAACAGCACCTACCGTCTGTTCTGAGGATGAAAGGACATTTTACGCACAACGGGGAAGGATCAGCCTTCCCCGTTGTGCGTTACCTCGATCAATCTCAGACACATATCGTCCGTTAATTCAAACCAAACTTTTTCATCCGATAGCGAATGGTATCACGGCTCATCCCCAGACAATTGGCCGCTTTAGTCTGGTTGCCATCATAACGCTGCAGAGCCTGTTGGATCAGCATTTTCTCAACTTCATCCAGGGTAATCCCATTGGGCGGTAGAGTAATTCCCATGCCGGGGGTGTCTGTCGAAGCAGGCGCATCGTTTTGCGCAGCTTGATCGGTAATCAGATCGTGGGTCGGGTGACGAATTTCCGGGGGTAAAAAGCTTGGTGTCAACAAAGGTGCCGGATCAAGCATCATGATCCGCTCAATGGTGTTGCGCAATTCACGGACATTTCCCGGCCAATCGTACTGCTTTAAATAGGCCATGGTTTCCTTTTCCACCCCCTGCACTTTCTTGCCGTATTCCGCATTTAACCGGCCAACGAAATATTCCACCAGACTGGGGATGCAATCAATGCGCTCGCGCAATGGCGGCAGATAAATACACATGACATTAAGGCGATAGTACAGGTCGCCACGGAACAACCCTTTTTCCACCAGGGCAGGAAGATCCTGGTTGGTTGCCGTGACAATCCGGACATTGGCTTCAAGATTGGTACGACCACCAACCCGTCTGTACCGTCGCGTTTCAATCACCTTG encodes the following:
- a CDS encoding NAD-dependent epimerase/dehydratase family protein; the protein is MIILVTGGGGFLGTAIVRKLRQQGHQVRSYSRRHYSHLEQMDVQQFSGDLTEVNTLKNAVSGCDIVYHVAAKAGIWGDYADYYQANVVGTENVIRACRDCGVSKLVYTSSPSVIFNGESMEGVDESQPYPDHYETAYPQTKALAEQRVIAANGESLATVSLRPHLIWGPGDNHLTPRIIEGGRRGKLRRIGRQDHLVDCIYVENAADAHLLAGEKIAIGSPISGKCYFISQDDPRYLWDIVNGILATQGIDPVCKTVPRRLAYTLGSVCEMVFRVLQLKQEPPMTRFVAKELSTAHWFSMDAAKKELGFQPKISIEEGLEQLKY
- a CDS encoding DUF2835 domain-containing protein gives rise to the protein MTRTTFSLNISVDNYLRYYQGSATWIRIQADNGQMLKLPASNFRKFLTHSGIHGRFMIEFDDQLKLVGLTKL
- a CDS encoding cytochrome c3 family protein, whose product is MTAGPRTSFIVLLLTLLTSFPAVAGDYLNSAHGNTSYGVNRLGSPYVAGNCAHCHEQHASIDGNEPSPVTDGTPTKHALFTTAYTSATDNFCVECHDGTTRVANTAIINHSYSYRAGGLTTDFASSIKDIFDLDSLDIASTHNLDDIKTLLSSAAIGIPWGYSSTSHPCEGCHNPHAVQGDPANSDTGRKTAGNRGYPLSRPSQHRPLSGWGVWGDDSTERMSTYAAAGRYQAPYYDGSTSNHEPENTTTDDGSNLTDINTFCTDCHNATNAIYSTTLGRPLYKFNWSIEMHGKGSALDLPAKTECQPPFIDSNQGSYILACTDCHEAHGSPNIFLIRPRVNNNAVSLPVGTTYWGELCGSCHAATSDLRAFHHQANDGYACTDCHESGKGPQVNNCTGCHFHGSYNSTYRLF